actacGCACAACTTCGAGTCTCCCTCGATGCTACAAGCGCACAAGTTACTTTAGAATTGCAGTCTCTAGAGTACAAAACTCCTAATTTCCTTATTTTGGATCCCATCTCATTTGTGATTGGTTTATTGTTctctaataaatttacatatatactaattacatttaaattgaATAGACTGAATCTATTAAATGACTTAGTTATatagtattataaattaagtaCTTTTCTTCTCATCACTTTTCGTTTTCCCGGATTACAATTTCAAagtaacttttataaaaaaaatgcaatcattaaaaaaattaaattttttataaataatcataaaatatttcaactacggtcaataatattgataattaaattcacctCTATTAGGAGCTGTCCTGTGAGTTCGTAAATGTTGTGCAGTCGTCCCACCGTGCATTTGAATAAGCTTCGCACAGTCTCGATGACCCCGATACAAAGCAGCATCCAGCGGAGTCATTGGACCGCTTTTACTGGTCCGAAAAACAGAATTTATCCTTGCTCCATGATCAAGAAGTACTTTGCAAGCATCCAAGTACCCATGAAGCGCAGCAACATGCAACGGAGTCCTGCCATCGTGTGTCGCTACATCAAGAGTCGCGGGTTTCTTCCTCGCCAGCCATTCAATAAGCTCTATTCTTCCGGACAAGACAGCTTCATGAGCTACTCCAGTTCCACGAACAGTTCTTGCATGCAGCGAGCCTCCATGTAGCGCAAGTATCTTCAGAGTCTCAAGTTGCCCTTTGGCAGCAGCACACAAAGCAGGTCTgtgtgtttattttaaaattaatacttatCAAGAAACatattttgcaatattattaatttaataacacagttaattttttaattttttctaggcgtcaccaaataaatttatttttgtgcaATTTTCAAGCCAAAATttctgaatttaaaaatttataatttaaggaATATACTAATTGTTGTATAATGCCGATTGGcgttcaaataaataaattatttatttataattcctGAAACTCACGTTCTTCCTTTTCGATCCTGCCGATTTGGATCAGCTCCAAGCCTGAGAAGAAGCGCAGTAGCATCTGCATGACCCAGAGTAGCTGCATAATGAAGCGCCGAGCATCCATTATCATCAACATGATCCGGTTGAGCGCCACAAAAATTAACCAACGCTTCTACACACCTCGCGTGACCTCTAGAAGCTGCGCAATGCAACGCAGTCAAGCCATCCTTGTCCGTAGCTCCTGCAGCCGCTGATCCTCCTGTTctgaaattatcaataatgatcggattataattatgattattcgTTAATTATTGAGTATATAGTACACACGCGATCACGGTAACGttgtttttcataaaataattaaatatttaccttGCTAGAGCCAATACTGCTTCTACACTTCCAGCACTAGCTGCCCACAAAATTGGTTGTCGGCCATCTTCGTCTTTTGCGTTTACATTTGCACCAAATTCAAGAAGAGTCTGCAGTACCTTCAACCCGACCTTCTTGGGAACAGATAGCTCTGCTGTGACCGCTGCACCGCAACATTGAGCAGCGTAATGCAAAGGTGATCCGCCTCTTAAATCTGGCGTAGAAGGTCTGGCTCCAGCAGCAAGCACCAATCTTACACATTCTGCTTCTCCACAAactgcaaaaaatatttcataaggATACAAGTACAATGTTGATGTTGATGGATGATTTATGATCCTTTGATGTCATGTCATATTTCTAGCTCTTAAATAAAAACCAAGGACACTGGGTCGAAGTAAGAATTTAACGTAGACGCGTGGCTGTTCTCGCGTGATCCGTCCTCACAAACTCGACGTGTCTCGTTATTAGTGACCTACTGACCTTAACTGACCAAACAGTGTTACTCGATTACTTCGAGGAGATTAAACCTTCCTGATAACTCCTTCTCTCCCTAGATCGTTATTTACTGTTAAGAATTCATGACATAATactcgattattttttatcgttgAAACAATTATACATTTTATGTTTCACGCGaaactaaacaaataatttctaaataattattgactcTGTTTTCttgtgtataaattttttttttgcaggaAAACATCAATATAGATGATTGGAGAAGCGGTCGATAGAAATCTAAATATGTTAACAGGAAAAGGTAACATACCAGTGGCCCAGTGAAGTACACTGTGTCCTTCCAAGTCTTTTGCGTTGACATCCGCTCCATTAGCTAGCAAAACTGCCACTAATTGCGTGTCTCCAGCAATAACTGCGAGATGAAGTGGAGTATGTCCTTCAGCGTCGACAGCGTTAACGAGTTCCGGTGCAGCAGAAGCTACTGCACCTCCTGTTGCCGCGTCCatgcagtagtggagtgcgttCCTCAGGGTACGATCACGATATCCTATTGTTTCTTCTTGTTCCTTTAATAATCTTAACACGCGTGATCTGTCACCTTGCTGGCAGGCGTGCATTAATGGAGTTGCTCCAATTTGAAGTACTCtagaagttatttttattttataaaaaattttttttattattttatggacattttttaaaatttcattatttattttttttttttatttcagataaataaaaaatctattatagTATATAACTTATTCATAAGTATTTagatgattataatttttcattctattaattattgctaaatttgtattaataatgaaagattaattaattatttaaaagcatgtatacttttttatcaattaatattttattttcttctagAGGTTGATGAAATCACTGCATCTACGAACTGTTGGATAGAAATGAAAAGTTATAATCtataaacttataaattattttttattttttacactgagaaaaaatatacttttgaaaatttatgtttttgacaataatacacttttttatctgaaaaattaatcaaattgattgaaataatttttatatcattcaaGTGAAGCTATtagtttgttataaaaatgaattttgcagaaatctgacaatttttatgatttttcttattgaaaaaattatttttaaaaaatccttagaaaaatttcacttgtaaaagatttgaaaaactttgagtccaattttttaaaaatattttcttagttttaaattaattaaagaaaaaaatcaaaaaattgttgtctgctgatttcagtatcatagtTTGatgctaataataataaaaacagaaATTAATATCCAActctcaaaaaattaatatattaaattgttttttaaaaaaatcttgtttaaacataatttttatttcttctcagcatttaataaaaaaaaatcaacaatgaaataaattacctGTAAGGCCGTTTCTTAGTCCGTTCCTGACTTTTATCAACACAAGGTACCCGTTTATTCCATTGTACACCAAAAATTGCAGACTTATTTTTTGCACTTCCGTTTGGCAGTGGCGTAAGGGGAGGCAATGATAGATCTCCAGCTTTAGCGGTCCTGTCAGCTCTGAAAGCTTGAATGTTCTTCTCCTGATGCTTGAACGCTATCGGTGGAGTCTTAGTATCCATACCAGCCTGACAACCGGCCACCGGCTTCCTGATCTCAGCGTCCAGCAGCACTGCCAGGACGGCATGACGCTCCGTCGCTGTCGGCCGCCTTCATCGCACAACTCCCGGCAGCTGACTATTCCGTGACCTAAGAAAAGACTCTGGAATTATCGTACCGCTCAAGCGTCACTTCCGACCTAATTTCTGGAAATCTGGAGCACGAATACAACACTCAAATCATAGCAGACAATCTCGGGGGGTCTATTCTACCCTTCCTTCTATGATATCTCAAATCAGTGGTGCCGAATCCAGAGCTCTGGTTACTGACCACGTGCTCTCAATTGACCTGGTCACTCAGGTTGTCATGGATACCCGACAGCACAACAATCCCACTCGataacgaaattttttatagttgattACTCGACAAGGTCACCATGTGATGAATTGTCATTAATTAACGCGATAATATGTAACCTGATACTATTCAAGCTTATAATCTATCACCCTAATTCCACCGGTGAccctaaaaattaatttcaaatctaAATAACAACTTGGAGATACAATCAACCCTGACGGATCCAAAATACGGTAGAGTACGGTACGTACAGTGATTTACAGTAATTACAGTATGACACCATAATCTACGGagattgtgataaaaattataaaaaaaccttaatggtttttttaagtttatttcaaaaagtttTCTTCCCTTTCTACAATCGacctaaattaaaaaactgaaacTATTTAATGAAACTACAACTATAgcttcatttaaaaatactgtgatataatttataattaatgaagaaTATAGACATTTCCATTCACTCTTCGTTAAACTTTCAAACATAAAACAACTCTGCGTTGTAGAGCTCCTGTCTGTCAGACATCACGCTACATCATACTGCGCGCATTTTAGTTCGCCTGTACATTTACTTCTTCACTTAGCAAAGTTCTAATcttttcttcttaatttttataaaagaacAGGAGCAACTTCTTGCATTAAAGTCTCCAAAATAAGTAATTCatgtttacaaataaatagaaaataaggACATGGCTCAGCAATATTAGTAAACATTCGTGACTTAGAGTAACGCACGTGATAAGCATTGAGGACATTATATTTCACTGGATCAGGTTTTATGCATACAGGTAACTTTGTAGTACATATTATTGTGTATATAGTTCAAATGTATGTACACAAAGAGCTGTCCAACGAACCCACGTGCACATGTTGTTGGAACTTTACACCATCAGCGGTGACTGAAAATCGTTATTTCCATTAATTCAACCCTACCCGCCATACCTTTTACGGACATTACTGAATCCGATGAACCGTGCATCATTGTGATGAATTTATGGATATTCAAACTGcgtatatttattcattactgttttcataataattattattattgttgtagaaaaattaattcaaatattgttttttatactTACAAAAGTGACAAGTAAAGCTTCAATGTTGATCTACAACACACTGGACACATGTTACTCAACTATATCAATAACAGCATTGTTTTCTTctttcgtaaaaaaatattgcacgTAAGTATTGAATGgctaaatagtttttttacattatatgtaaaaattattttttataaaaattttagtaatggataaatatttgtttaagaCAGCCGACCACGAGGAAATTGCAGTCGCGAAGAAATTGAAGAGCTTCTGACGCCGGTTGGGCATACACTACTGTGCTTTTATACAGTTCTCCAAGCAGCGCAGTTAATGCTAAGGTTGCTATTGGAAACCAACCCCCTGGTGACGTATTTACTCGTAATCctcatacatttatatatttaccaaAGTCGTCGAGGAAATGACACTTCCTATCGTGCCAAGCGTCACTTCATTAATTCAAATTGTCTGCAGTAATATTCTTctttaagaaatatataaacatttctattttcaaatacatataaataaatatcgcACACTAGgaaacaataatataatagaGCTTGTTAAGTAAATTGgataaaattagaaattaaattagaatttaaattatgcgagagaataatttatgttttaagtgaatcaatttatttttttagtgacaattttaaatttttgttattattttaagcttAAGTACTAAATTAGATCCTTTCCTCTCAACATTTCGGGGGTATAGCTCAGTGGTAGAGCATTCGACTGCAGATCGAGAGGTCCCCGGTTCAAACCCGGGTGCCcccttgtttttttttagttttcatttttgccacagtttatgtaaaaacttttattgatttttttttctaataaaatttattaattaatatttaaaaattatctttaaacttatttaaaaattaaaaggtattaaaaaaaaataaaaataaaaattccatatgtacataaaatttaagttatgagataatttataaaattattaacaagtatttaatgtaaaagaaaacaataataaaaaacaaagggaaaatattttctacagCTTACtacaattatataaataataataaaaataaataaacagtttTACTGAATTTTAAccgataaataaattgtagtattaaataaaaaatcaactatcaataataaaagcaGATTCTTTATTGAGGAGTGATTGAAAGAGACGATTAAATTGTCAATTACAGACTTGTAATAATTTAGAGATGTAATTTGATATAAACATCTGTCAAAATCATACGGTTTGCCACGAGCTAAAAGATGACGAAGGCTCAGCGTAAAATATAGGCGCAATGAATGACGGGACATGGCGACGTACAAGTTGACTTGTTTTCAATATactgtataataataaataagaataaataacGACGGGTGGACccaaaatattattgttttttggagttaaataataattaacaattattattacagtaagattataaaataaatttattaaaataaaacgtcAACATGAATTATAATCATTCGGGAGCTCGAAGAGGtaaatttacagtttttttttttaataataaattattataagtgcaaataatttatttttgtgtttgtaatttaaatattaatttatgaaatttaattttttaatttttattacttagtagaattaataataacctAAAATTtcaagagaaaataaaaagagagGTTAAGTTTACTCCAAAGCAACAATACtcgagaaataaaattataataagtcATAATAAGACTCTTGTTGTGCTTTATTAGTGAAACTCATGATAACTAATTTTTCAGGCAAGCCTAAAAGGATATTAGATCCTTCGGCAGGATTTCCAGCACCAGCATCTCCACCAAATTCGTATATGTATCAgcaggtaaaaattttaacatgaCGTAAcgtaaaagtataattaaaaaatacatcagtttattcattaaaataatttcaggtTCCTATGAACAATGGAATCCAGCCAGATTACGGTTTTAATATACCAGAACAGCCTTCACCAGCGTATGGATTTAACCAGCAGGGCATGGCTCCTCCAATGCAACCAGCAATGAATACTGGGTCACCGATGCCTCCATACCCTTCAGAGACACCACAAAGTTCTTTTCCGTCTCCACAGTTCGCAGCTAATATTCTCGCTGAACCAATGGTAGCTAATATGGCTATGCAGTATGGAGATGCTCTTGTTGGTTCTGGAAAACAGCatttgcaaaaatatgtaCCCGTTAGTGCATTGAAATACTACTTTGCTGTAGACACAGACtacgtttttttaaaattagcaCTTCTTTTTTTCCCATTTACGCATAAGGTAATTAACAagtcgataaaattttttacaaagtgataattgaagatttattgattgttaattttttatttttattttctaggaTTGGTCAGTAAAGTACGAACAAGATGTACCTTTACAGCCACGTTACGAAAAGAATGCCCCAGACATGTATATTCCAACGATGGCATTTTTAACTTATGTTGTAATAGCAGGATTGTCACTGGGCACTCAAGAACGTTTCACACCTGAACAGCTAGGAATAATTTCAAGCACAGCACTCGCTTGGGGTATTATCGAATTGGTTGTTCACACAATAACGCTTTATGTGATGAATTTAGACACGAGCTTAAGGACTCTCGATATGGTAGCTTATGGTGGTTACAAATACGTTGGAATAAATCTTGCAATATTGCTGTCATTGATTTTCGGGCGAGTTGGTTACTATGGTGTTTTAATATACTTCAGTATATCACTTGCCTTTTTCCTAATAAGATCATTAAAATTGCGCGTTATTCCTGAAGGACACTCTTCTTACTCTGCTACTGGTAATAAGAGACGAttgtactttattttattttttgccatGCTCCAGCCTTTCCTCATGTGGTGGCTCTCTTATCATCTTATTTCATaagtcaattaattatttaattaatattttgtaattgtGATCGTAAGTGAATCAATGAGCAAGAAAAGCAGACAactaaattaaatatgtaaagcaatttaattattggttaatttttgtataaaaatacatcagaaTATATTATTCATCGCTACGCTATTTTCTATCAAATTCGACTATGATTTTCGTTTATTCAATAcctagtaatatttttttttaagttaattttacttaacaaatattttaaatattattatataaaaaatttaagaatcaGAATTGAAATATACCtaacactgaagttgacaaacattagaaatttttttagaattttataacaataaaattgttatgaaaaaaaattccacatgtaaaaattaaagaaaattatcagtgaaaatttttaacttcagtctcatattaaaatgtaaattttatttttttttaattcttgaaatcttaaaaaaaatataaaaaatacatgattgctctaaattatttagagtaagcttgataaatatttttgacacattaataattatatacataagataaaaaaataaattaattaacacaaacatctttattaaaattcttttttttttatttattattttagcaaaataaatacaagtgttgatacaaatttaaaatttgccgcaataataataatctgaaAATAGATGGCGTTAGTAATACCAAAAAGATGGTGAAAACATACGCCCGCTCACTAAAGTCCTCTAGCATTAGCTTGTACTGGCTGACCGGGTCTTAGCTGTTTTATTTCACAGATTACAGATCAGTTCGCCGTGGAGTGCGGCAGTGTGTAGGTGTGGTGTGTGTAATTGGTGGTAGGCCGCACGGCCAAATAATGGCGGAACGGACAAAAGTGACGGCTCCAGCGAGCCGGCCAGTGCCAATGAAGCTCTTTGCTACCTGGGAAGTTGATCGCACACCACCGAATTGCATACCCAGGTAATAACCCCCAAGCATTATTGTCATAATTGTAAAGATTCGCGTCGTCTTGTATCATCATCCGGTGTGAACGACATCGCGCTCAGTCAACTATCAGAGAGAAGCACGACAGACGccaaaatatatatacgtTGCTAGTAGGAAATACATTATACGTGTGACCGATCATTTATTCTCCagcaaatattattattttaatttatctttctTTTAGCCTCCGTGTCTGCGAGCTATTGATTCTGTGATGATTCCCTCTTACTCATAGATGCTCTGCTGTGTGGAGATAACTCCAAAATTATGAGTTAAATAAATCCGAGATAGCTCCaataaattgtatataatggaaaatgtattttattggAAGCAAAGGTAGAGTAGGCATGACGAGGCAGGATAATGCGTAGCTGTCTCAGGAGCACAAACGGATGCGAGCTGTCAATTCTCTCAGCTTGACAGATCTCCCTCATTTAATACGCAAATCGTATCTCTCTTACACGTGCTTATTCTCAATGACAATTGATCAATCATCGAGTCACGTTGGATTCATTGAGACCTAAATTCTATcaagatttaatttattattcaattaaatcaaACTAACGTCACTCACTAATATGTGAGATACTATCGATGGGTTAGTTTAACATGCCAACTTTCACAcctattttgaatttatatttgtttgtttgtttgtttatatttcccttgtattataataattatatattatcatcatcatcatcatcatcaacagtattattattttgtttcagTTAAAATGATCTTGCTATTTTGTTGCTGTTTTATCGAGTTTAATGaccattcaaaaatgctcatAAACTTTCATCACGCGCATTCTCGGCTGCTGTTGACACGCCAGAATTTTGATCCCGATGGGAAAATTCATTAACATTTAATGTCCATCCCACATACACTCTCCGGTTCTGGATGATTCATTTAAATGATTGATTGtcatgtaattataattatgtgtCACTGTCATTCAAATTCCAAGCTCATATACttggttaaattttataaattaatattaagatttaTTCGATTTAATTAAACGAATTAAAAACTACGATTTATTAAAGAGCTGCGCCGTAAAAAAAAGCTAAAACAATTGGCCCCGTTGTTTTGGTGAGAGCGATGACGATgcgtaaaaaaaagtttcttttaaCTCTTGATCAAAATCGGAAGCTCTTAATGAAGAGCATATTGAAATATACGCCAGTGCAGACAGATAAGGTTTCCATGTATACGATACATGTAATATAATTCGATCCTGTAGTACTTGACGTGTGTGTTATTATGTTGTGAGAGTGTTTTAAAACATGGCCGCATCACAATCTAATAaatcgattaaaaatattttttttcttttttatcacaGCTAAACATATAATATTCACGCTGCTTGTAAAATGACTCATATTCATATCATGGTATGCTTTTGCTTTAGCTATTGCTCTACTGCTGCTGATACATACTAAAACCTCGGctcttgtaaataaattttaatgacacgctaatttatttaaagcgtTCTGTCAAGTAAAAAGTATTccacgaaaattataaatataaatgattattttgtgTTTTACATGAATCGTTTCAAAtcctaaataaatttctaagaaTAATACACAAATATGTTTGGCTCTTTCGTAAGCCAACAATGCCAAGCAATTAGAAAATATACGGGCAATATACTTTTTATCACGTGATTTGCTGTGGGTGAAGGTATCTTTTCAAGAAAAACAGCAATAAAGTATACCTGACTACCCAAAAATAGACGTAATAGctagaaaatttatgtattgccgtattttatcattcaaaaGTCTTATCTTTTTCTTATctcaagaataaaaaaaaatcttctacTAATCTTAGAGGTAACGAGTACAGTACAATCACTGAcgatataaagaaaaaaatatttcagcaatacttattttcttacattgttattgttattaaattttatttgttgcGTTGAATAGAATTTGAAGTAAAATTATCGATTGAGAAACACCCcatgattataaaaatgtaaccGTGCTTATGATAATGATAgttatatgaataaatttatcaagcaAATCAATCAATTAATGACGTATAAAAGAAATCTTATAAAACGAAAAAGATAAAAGAAACAGATGGCTCTGAACAGAGGACTATTCTCCCCtaaaaatctatcaaattaaCTGGCAATTGGATCTATACTAGTTTCATTCGAGTTGACATATCCCATGTGAAGTTTTTGATTTTCTCTTTTACTCTGAAATCTTATCTTAACTTATCAGGACATATAAACAATCTGATGGAGATATATCCCTTGTgtgtaatattatttttattttagactCGTGCGTAAACAATCAAGGTTTCAAGGAAAccctaaaattttaatgtgcaTCGAAAATAGAAGGCCATTCTGTGTATTTTTgcagaaaaagaaaaataaggaAAAGACTTGAGAGAAGAagcagaagaaaaaaaaaacaagaagaACTAAGCTGGCTGAATAAATAAGTAagcagaaagaaaaataagcagtgaaacaaattaatttatttttaaatcaattattaactaaGTCGATTTATAATTGCACGCCTGAAGAGACAAACCATTTAGGATTTGGTGTACGCTTGTTGCATTTGTCTGACGTAATACTGGGAGCTGGTGCAATGCGGGATTTGAGGGCCAAAAGAATAAACGTGCTCTCATATTCagtttataatataaaatacacagttttaataatatttaccttTAATTGTATTATACTGTAACGACGATGATGAGGAACGAGAAAGAGGATCAAAGCGCGTTAGAGCAGCCAATCAAATACAAATGTCATGAACATTTGACCCTAATGTAGATTATCCAGGCTTTGTGGTATCtattatgtatacatataatatatacgtTAATTAATCAAAGGGATCATCGGTATGAACACAAGGTACTAGTTAAATCTATAACCAGCAAACCACGACcttgaaaatatattatttttttggacttaTGCTCGATTGACGCTGGACTACGTTCTCTCATATCAATCGATACTTCATTAACTCGTCTTGTTCTTCAGTGgttcaattaaaattcatcgtttttatattctttttttagGTCTTCtttgttggaaaaaaaaattatttctgctGCTGCTATTGCTAGTGCTGCTACTGGTCCCGCTGGAAAAATGGTAAAAAAGTGATGAAAAATCTAGTATAAAAGTGGAAGAGTTGAGAAAAAAGAGGACATCGGTGtaaaaggtataaaaaaaaatgcaaaataaaataaaaagaacgaCCTCGACAAAGAGCCGTGAGAGGGAATGAAAGACATTGCAAAGCGTGAATACAAAGAAGATTTCTCGAAACTGATCGACCTTCCTTCCAACAACAACTGTACAGTACAACTGTACGTACAATTCTTTTTACTCGTACTTTTCAACACTAATAAACCTACTAAATTGCATAAAAGTCAAGCCAACCACGGGCTAGTGTTTCTCATCTCTTCGTATACACACAATTAGTCTACTAATATAATAAGTTAAACAAATAATCGCGAAATGTaaggtaaataaaataatgaaaacgaAATGGATAAAGTGGTTGGAACAACAGAcgtattttta
This genomic interval from Cotesia glomerata isolate CgM1 linkage group LG1, MPM_Cglom_v2.3, whole genome shotgun sequence contains the following:
- the LOC123264634 gene encoding protein YIF1B, translating into MNYNHSGARRGKPKRILDPSAGFPAPASPPNSYMYQQVPMNNGIQPDYGFNIPEQPSPAYGFNQQGMAPPMQPAMNTGSPMPPYPSETPQSSFPSPQFAANILAEPMVANMAMQYGDALVGSGKQHLQKYVPVSALKYYFAVDTDYVFLKLALLFFPFTHKDWSVKYEQDVPLQPRYEKNAPDMYIPTMAFLTYVVIAGLSLGTQERFTPEQLGIISSTALAWGIIELVVHTITLYVMNLDTSLRTLDMVAYGGYKYVGINLAILLSLIFGRVGYYGVLIYFSISLAFFLIRSLKLRVIPEGHSSYSATGNKRRLYFILFFAMLQPFLMWWLSYHLIS